One stretch of Cololabis saira isolate AMF1-May2022 chromosome 15, fColSai1.1, whole genome shotgun sequence DNA includes these proteins:
- the rfx5 gene encoding DNA-binding protein RFX5, giving the protein MSEDQSHEQADASQRGDSSLEAGEGDTEPSMLLQKLKNNISKNVQAKVDQILQDVQRFSDNDKLYLYLQLPSGPSSGEKSGNDSSSFNTADQLHTCNWIRSHLEEHSDTCLPKQDVYETYKRYCENLQHRPLSAANFGKIIRDIFPNIKARRLGGRGQSKYCYSGIRRKTVLNMPLLPNLDLKNDPAELTELVQTYNQEVTEAACELICDWAQKILKRSFDTVVEIARYLIQEHIVNPRCSQAELVTSAALAGGPAKTHKVIKKTPVTSKGEGDGAADQKKEQGDMSSSTLKLSSGDKSAGSTKASSADPPPPPSSSATSSLSLRTPGKASMKQLPRLLPRSSIPDKTLSVRSSPPSLAPKDASGVGGASGHGGPAAAAAATSSGGVKVITMALPQHQGGPVPVMILPPGCLSYETEKVPAPSPLPLQQQQQHGPAPSTSVVQKGRGSATKRPLEGAGSGSSAVGGSATSTDNTLPVKRKRGRPRKPRPEDSLPAPVVGLPPPPPPPPSFPAPIITSVSNSVIQKASSSSSSPSHPQPVLVLQEQTGLVLSQMPAVTDAGRRILDHQGLVVQCQPAVPAELERQSRPVLVFQSQGTPGWDTSLSGRTPMVEVIQKAPRPSSNNNGTAPPPAAKFLPPRLPLPTLHEEREVEVTPPPPPTSTCSAAPSSSSVTYSMVVTLEEERPETSAASKRE; this is encoded by the exons ATGTCCGAGGACCAGAGCCACGAGCAGGCTGACGCCTCCCAGCGAGGTGACAGCAGCCTGGAGGCCGGGGAGGGCGACACTGAGCCCAGCATGCTGCTGCAGAAACTCAAGAACAACATCTC TAAGAATGTTCAGGCCAAAGTGGATCAGATATTG CAAGACGTTCAACGTTTCTCTGACAACGACAAGCTTTACTTGTACCTTCAACTGCCATCTGGACCCAGTTCTGGAGAAAAGAG TGGCAATGATTCCAGTTCCTTCAACACAGCCGACCAGCTTCACACCTGTAACTGGATTCGCAGTCACCTGGAGGAGCATTCAGACACCTGTCTCCCCAAACAGGACGTTTATGAGACATACAA GAGATACTGTGAGAACCTGCAGCATCGTCCTCTAAGTGCTGCCAACTTTGGAAAGATCATCAGAGACATTTTTCCCAATATTAAAGCAAGACGACTTGGAGGCAGAGGACAGTCCAA ATACTGTTACAGCGGCATCAGGAGGAAGACTGTCCTCAATATGCCACTGCTGCCCAACCTGGACCTGAAGAATGACCCG GCAGAGCTGACCGAGCTGGTCCAGACCTACAATCAAGAAGTAACAGAGGCAGCGTGCGAGTTGATCTGCGATTGGGCGCAGAAAATCCTGAAGCGTTCGTTTGACACAGTAGTGGAGATCGCTCGCTACCTGATCCAAGAGCACATCGTCAACCCGCGCTGCAGCCAGGCCGAGCTGGTGACATCTGCAGCGCTCGCAG GTGGTCCAGCTAAAACCCACAAAGTCATCAAGAAAACCCCTGTGACCTCTAAAGGGGAGGGTGATGGAGCTGCAGATCAAAAG AAGGAACAGGGAGACATGTCATCGTCCACACTGAAGCTTTCGTCTGGGGACAAATCTGCTGGATCAACCAAAGCCTCCTCAgcagatcctcctcctcctccttcctcttcTGCTACGTCTTCCTTGTCTTTGCGTACACCT GGGAAAGCATCAATGAAGCAGTTACCCAGACTGCTCCCTCGCAGCTCCATCCCTGATAAGACTCTCTCAGTCCGCTCCTCTCCACCCTCGCTGGCTCCCAAAGACGCCTCGGGTGTTGGGGGGGCGTCTGGACACGgaggccctgctgctgctgctgctgccaccAGCAGTGGGGGGGTGAAGGTCATCACCATGGCGCTGCCCCAGCACCAGGGGGGACCTGTTCCTGTCATGATCCTTCCTCCAGGCTGTCTGTCCTACGAAACGGAAAAGGTGCCTGCCCCGTCTCCTCTccccctgcagcagcagcagcagcacggtcCGGCACCCTCCACCTCCGTGGTCCAGAAGGGGCGAGGGAGCGCCACCAAACGGCCCCTGGAAGGAGCGGGGTCAGGCAGCAGTGCTGTTGGCGGATCTGCTACCTCCACTGACAACACTCTTCCAGTAAAACGGAAACGTGGACGACCGAGAAAGCCTCGTCCAGAGGACTCTCTTCCTGCTCCTGTCGTCGGTCTTCCTCCTCCGCCACCCCCACCTCCTTCCTTCCCGGCTCCAATCATCACCTCCGTGAGCAACAGTGTCATCCAGAaggcttcctcctcctcctcgtccccgTCCCACCCTCAGCCGGTGCTGGTGCTGCAGGAGCAAACGGGGCTGGTTCTGAGTCAGATGCCGGCGGTGACGGACGCAGGACGTCGGATATTGGACCACCAGGGGCTGGTGGTTCAGTGCCAACCCGCCGTGCCGGCGGAGTTGGAGCGGCAGAGCAGACCCGTGTTGGTCTTCCAGAGCCAGGGAACCCCCGGCTGGGACACGTCTCTGTCCGGACGGACCCCCATGGTGGAAGTGATCCAGAAAGCTCCCAGACCGAGCAGTAACAACAACGGCACCGCTCCCCCACCAGCAGCCAAGTTCCTCCCCCCTCGTCTCCCCCTGCCCACCCTGCACGAGGAGCGGGAGGTGGAAGTCACCCCACCTCCTCCGCCCACCTCCACCTGCTCTGCTgccccgtcctcctcctccgtcaCCTACTCCATGGTGGTGACACTGGAGGAGGAAAGACCAGAGACCAGCGCAGCTTCAAAAAGAGAGTGA